A genome region from Ralstonia solanacearum K60 includes the following:
- the gmhB gene encoding D-glycero-beta-D-manno-heptose 1,7-bisphosphate 7-phosphatase, with product MPHVPKLVILDRDGVINLDSDQFIKSPDEWIAIDGSLEAIAELNQAGYQVVVATNQSGIGRGLFEAAALNAMHEKMYKALAAQGGRVDAVFFCPHTAAEACGCRKPKAGMFHEIARRFDVDLTGVPVVGDSLRDLQAGAEVGAVPHLVLTGKGAKTLQAGNLPPGTQVHQDLRAFARALLSPAHHPPGTPSRAPTESAP from the coding sequence ATGCCGCACGTACCGAAGCTCGTGATCCTGGACCGCGATGGTGTCATCAACCTCGACAGCGACCAGTTCATCAAGTCGCCCGACGAGTGGATCGCCATCGACGGCAGCCTGGAGGCGATCGCCGAACTGAACCAGGCCGGCTACCAGGTGGTGGTCGCCACCAACCAATCGGGCATCGGACGTGGGCTGTTCGAGGCCGCCGCGCTCAACGCCATGCACGAAAAAATGTACAAGGCGCTGGCGGCGCAGGGCGGCCGCGTCGATGCGGTCTTCTTCTGCCCGCACACCGCCGCCGAGGCGTGCGGCTGCCGCAAGCCCAAGGCCGGCATGTTCCATGAGATCGCCCGCCGCTTCGACGTCGACCTGACCGGCGTGCCGGTGGTCGGCGATTCGCTGCGCGACCTGCAGGCCGGCGCGGAAGTCGGCGCCGTGCCGCACCTCGTGCTGACCGGCAAGGGCGCCAAGACGCTGCAAGCCGGCAACCTGCCGCCCGGCACGCAAGTCCACCAGGACCTGCGCGCCTTCGCCCGCGCGCTGCTGTCACCCGCGCATCATCCTCCCGGCACGCCATCGCGCGCGCCGACCGAATCCGCACCATGA